The following are encoded together in the Arcobacter aquimarinus genome:
- the grpE gene encoding nucleotide exchange factor GrpE produces MSEEKKDEQLEQEVIQEETTCCQTEETCFKEESLEDKVARLEEELKQSEEKYLRVHADFENIKKRLEREKYQAIDYASEKFAKDLLTPIDTLEMALASANADLDAAELLSKLKEGIELTIKNFVTTFEKHNISKIDTDGEFDPNVHNAVMQVDSNNHESGQIVSELQKGYMLKDRLLRPSMVSIAN; encoded by the coding sequence ATGAGTGAAGAAAAAAAAGATGAACAATTAGAGCAAGAAGTAATACAAGAAGAGACAACTTGTTGTCAAACTGAAGAAACTTGTTTTAAAGAAGAGAGTTTAGAAGATAAAGTTGCAAGACTAGAAGAAGAACTAAAACAAAGCGAAGAAAAATATTTAAGAGTTCATGCAGATTTTGAGAATATCAAAAAAAGACTTGAAAGAGAAAAATATCAAGCAATAGATTATGCAAGTGAAAAGTTTGCAAAAGATTTATTAACACCAATTGATACTCTTGAAATGGCTTTAGCTTCAGCTAATGCTGATTTAGATGCCGCTGAATTATTAAGTAAATTAAAAGAGGGAATTGAACTTACAATCAAAAATTTTGTTACAACTTTTGAAAAACATAATATTTCAAAAATTGATACAGATGGTGAGTTTGATCCAAATGTACATAATGCAGTTATGCAAGTAGATAGCAATAACCATGAATCAGGACAAATTGTTTCTGAATTACAAAAAGGTTATATGTTAAAAGATAGGTTATTAAGACCTTCTATGGTTAGTATAGCTAACTAA
- a CDS encoding heat-shock protein, translating into MMDKKEFLLQSIIKAYIEHLEPIGSTQLKSMYDITYSPATIRGYFKKLGEEGYLAQEHISSGRTPTSEALKQYWQSKLDFKLKGINLRALEYFSSKMGISVFIKKEKADILKNILNVENRYMILEFSSFAISVRYSDALYRFLNDMIDVSLKDITKISRDVGAYEVYESINQTLQNSDFQIFNYKEFLNLALNYDFDEYTINSFLKGQILDELKEGLYFEKLLPSNYIGICNYCKINNEDVKMLVIGELPKDYEYFYEKITTF; encoded by the coding sequence ATGATGGATAAAAAAGAGTTTTTATTACAATCTATTATTAAAGCATACATTGAACATTTAGAACCAATAGGTTCTACACAACTTAAATCTATGTATGATATTACTTACTCACCTGCTACTATTAGAGGGTATTTTAAAAAATTAGGTGAAGAAGGATATCTTGCTCAAGAGCATATAAGTAGTGGAAGAACACCAACTTCAGAAGCTTTAAAACAGTATTGGCAATCAAAACTTGATTTTAAGTTAAAGGGTATAAATTTACGAGCATTGGAATATTTTTCTTCAAAAATGGGAATCTCTGTTTTTATAAAAAAAGAGAAGGCTGATATTTTAAAAAATATTTTAAATGTTGAAAATAGATATATGATATTAGAATTTTCTTCATTTGCAATTAGTGTTAGATATTCTGATGCATTATATAGATTTTTAAATGATATGATAGATGTATCTTTAAAAGATATAACTAAAATATCAAGAGACGTTGGAGCTTATGAAGTTTATGAATCTATAAATCAGACTTTACAAAATTCTGATTTTCAGATTTTTAATTATAAAGAGTTTTTAAATTTAGCTTTGAATTATGACTTTGATGAATATACTATAAATAGTTTTTTAAAAGGTCAAATATTAGATGAATTAAAAGAAGGATTATATTTTGAAAAGTTACTTCCGTCAAATTATATTGGGATTTGTAACTACTGCAAAATAAATAATGAAGATGTAAAAATGTTGGTTATTGGTGAGTTACCAAAAGATTATGAATATTTTTATGAGAAAATTACAACTTTTTAG
- a CDS encoding TAXI family TRAP transporter solute-binding subunit produces the protein MKFTGKKLASATLIGMLSIPAFSAEFITIGTGGVTGTYYPTGGAICRLVNQYKKDTKIRCSVESTGGSVYNVNTIKNQELDFGIVQSDIVYQASKGEGAFQGAAVPKLKSVMAIYPELLTLVTRKDAKINSLMDVKGKRINLGNPGSGNEATALALFEESGIKKSDLKFAGALKASEMPDALRDNKIDGYFYMVGHPTANIKDASTSVNVKITPIEGANVDSLIKKYPYFAKANVPGGLYTGNDEAIPTFGVKAVLVTSDDVSVNAVYTVVKAILENFDEFKQLHPAYSEITKESLLEGLSAPLHEGAKKYFQEAGLLQ, from the coding sequence ATGAAATTTACTGGAAAAAAATTAGCAAGTGCTACTTTAATAGGAATGTTATCAATCCCAGCTTTTTCTGCTGAATTTATAACAATTGGAACAGGTGGAGTAACGGGAACTTATTATCCAACGGGTGGAGCTATTTGTAGACTTGTTAATCAATATAAAAAAGATACTAAAATCAGATGTTCTGTTGAATCAACTGGTGGTTCTGTTTATAATGTTAATACAATTAAAAATCAAGAACTTGATTTTGGTATTGTTCAATCTGATATTGTATATCAAGCTAGTAAAGGAGAAGGTGCATTTCAAGGTGCAGCTGTTCCAAAATTAAAATCTGTTATGGCTATATATCCAGAACTTTTAACTCTTGTTACAAGAAAAGATGCAAAGATTAACTCTTTAATGGATGTAAAAGGAAAAAGAATCAATCTTGGAAATCCAGGAAGTGGAAATGAAGCAACAGCTTTAGCTCTTTTTGAAGAAAGTGGAATTAAAAAATCTGATTTAAAATTTGCAGGTGCATTAAAAGCCTCTGAAATGCCAGATGCATTAAGAGATAATAAAATTGATGGATATTTCTATATGGTTGGACATCCAACAGCAAATATTAAAGATGCTTCAACATCTGTAAATGTAAAAATTACTCCAATTGAAGGGGCTAATGTTGATTCTTTAATCAAAAAATATCCATATTTTGCTAAAGCAAACGTTCCTGGTGGATTATACACAGGTAATGATGAAGCAATTCCTACATTTGGAGTAAAAGCTGTTTTAGTTACAAGTGACGATGTAAGTGTAAATGCTGTTTATACAGTTGTTAAAGCTATATTAGAAAATTTCGATGAATTTAAACAATTACACCCTGCATATAGTGAAATTACAAAAGAGTCTTTACTTGAAGGATTATCAGCTCCTTTACATGAAGGTGCAAAAAAATATTTCCAAGAAGCTGGACTATTACAATAA
- a CDS encoding TRAP transporter permease, with protein sequence MAIYEEKPHKFSQLEEEQEHETKAILNELEGQRVFGSQHYEFWLISIIALLWSMFQLYIVIEPVNSTISRSVHLSFGIVLAFLIYPMMRKPYFLIKIRWFGYTFAAIGLATASYIAIFYNELSLRPGDYTTLDIVVAVIAIIILLEAGRRVLGLALSIIAIIFLAYSYLGPYMPELIIHKGASLNKLAGHMYLTTEGVFGVPLGVSAGFVFLFVLFGSLLDKAGAGEYFINLAYALLGKFRGGPAKAAVVASGFTGIMSGSSIANTVTTGTFTIPLMKKTGFKAEQAGAVETSASTMGQLMPPIMGAAAFIMAEFLGMAYSDVVIAAFIPAFVAYFALIYIVHLEALKLGLKGMNPEDLPKKWNTFVQGIHYLIPIFFLLYTLIVLRQSAASAAFNAIMLLMILMVIQHPFRAFLAKEKITKDIWLSGFVDILAGMISGAKNMVPIAIATALAGIVVGTITLTGLGQVLLEVVETLANGNIFAILALAALISIILGMGLPTTANYIVMASLTAPVILTLAADNGFLVPAIAAHLFVFYFGILADVTPPVGLAAYAAAGIAKADPMKTGVIGFIYNIRTALLPFMFFFNPELLLISGIDASNPGDPLGWVWITNPLDIAIIFITAFIGMVAFSSATMGYFLTNTNILERLLFLSIVPFMFLPRIMEAKLGLGDHHVSYLVGIGIFALIYFIQKMRIKKQAIA encoded by the coding sequence ATGGCTATTTATGAAGAAAAACCTCATAAATTTTCCCAATTAGAAGAAGAACAAGAACATGAAACTAAAGCTATTTTAAATGAGTTAGAAGGACAAAGAGTTTTTGGCTCACAACACTATGAGTTTTGGCTAATTTCAATAATTGCGCTTTTATGGTCTATGTTTCAATTATATATTGTTATTGAACCTGTTAACTCAACTATTTCAAGATCCGTTCACTTATCATTTGGTATTGTTTTAGCATTTTTGATTTATCCAATGATGAGAAAACCATATTTTTTAATAAAAATTAGATGGTTTGGATATACGTTTGCGGCTATCGGTTTAGCAACAGCTTCTTATATTGCTATTTTTTATAATGAACTCTCTTTAAGACCTGGTGATTATACTACTTTAGATATTGTTGTAGCTGTTATAGCAATCATTATTTTATTAGAAGCTGGAAGAAGAGTTTTAGGGTTAGCTTTAAGTATAATTGCAATTATATTTTTAGCTTATTCTTATTTAGGTCCTTATATGCCTGAATTAATTATTCATAAAGGTGCTAGTTTAAATAAATTAGCAGGTCATATGTATCTAACAACAGAAGGTGTATTTGGAGTACCACTTGGGGTATCTGCTGGATTTGTATTTTTATTTGTTCTATTTGGTTCACTATTAGATAAAGCAGGAGCCGGAGAATATTTTATTAATCTTGCTTATGCGTTACTAGGAAAATTTAGAGGAGGACCTGCTAAAGCTGCAGTTGTTGCATCTGGTTTTACAGGAATTATGAGTGGAAGTTCTATTGCAAATACAGTTACAACAGGAACATTTACAATTCCACTTATGAAAAAAACAGGATTTAAAGCAGAACAAGCAGGAGCTGTTGAAACTTCTGCTTCTACAATGGGACAATTAATGCCTCCTATTATGGGAGCTGCTGCGTTTATTATGGCTGAGTTTTTAGGAATGGCTTATTCTGATGTTGTAATTGCTGCATTTATTCCAGCTTTTGTTGCTTATTTTGCATTAATTTATATAGTTCACTTGGAAGCTTTAAAATTAGGTTTAAAAGGGATGAATCCTGAAGATCTTCCAAAAAAATGGAATACATTTGTACAAGGGATTCACTACTTAATTCCAATTTTTTTCTTACTTTATACTTTAATTGTTTTAAGACAAAGTGCTGCTAGTGCTGCTTTTAATGCAATTATGTTGTTGATGATTTTAATGGTTATTCAACATCCATTTAGAGCTTTTTTAGCAAAAGAAAAAATTACAAAAGATATTTGGCTTTCTGGATTTGTGGATATTTTAGCAGGAATGATAAGTGGAGCCAAAAATATGGTGCCAATAGCAATTGCAACAGCACTTGCTGGTATTGTTGTTGGAACTATTACATTAACAGGTCTTGGTCAAGTTTTATTAGAAGTTGTAGAAACATTAGCAAATGGTAATATTTTTGCAATCTTAGCACTAGCTGCTCTTATTTCTATCATTTTAGGAATGGGACTGCCAACAACGGCAAACTATATAGTTATGGCTTCTCTTACAGCTCCTGTAATTTTAACCCTTGCTGCTGATAATGGATTTTTAGTTCCTGCAATTGCTGCACATTTATTTGTATTTTACTTTGGTATTCTAGCAGATGTTACACCTCCTGTTGGACTTGCAGCTTACGCAGCAGCAGGAATCGCAAAAGCAGACCCTATGAAAACAGGTGTTATTGGATTTATTTATAATATAAGAACAGCTTTATTACCATTTATGTTTTTCTTCAATCCAGAATTATTATTAATTTCAGGAATAGATGCATCAAATCCAGGAGATCCACTTGGGTGGGTATGGATTACAAATCCTTTAGATATAGCTATAATCTTCATAACTGCATTTATTGGTATGGTTGCATTTTCATCTGCAACAATGGGATATTTCTTAACAAATACAAATATACTTGAAAGACTACTATTCTTATCAATCGTTCCATTTATGTTCCTTCCAAGAATTATGGAAGCAAAGTTAGGACTTGGAGATCACCACGTATCATACTTAGTTGGTATTGGGATTTTTGCTCTTATTTATTTCATACAAAAAATGAGAATTAAAAAACAAGCAATAGCATAA
- a CDS encoding response regulator transcription factor — translation MQNFKTKVLLVEDEELARKTLTFYLNTVFDEVVTACDGAEALEIIKESFSKKENFDLIISDLNMPNLNGMQMIDEILKLLPNQRFIIVSAHKNEEDLLKLINLRVSGYFVKPLNIDNMMEMLQKAKEEVILDKEMKENTPQKLLKLNNSYTYDLQTNKLYNNKIIVKLSKKESEVLEVLITNIGELISLDRFKQEIWNNVDINDSSFRTVMKRLKDKIKDDDFILSQKGYGYIIEKVLDK, via the coding sequence ATGCAAAATTTTAAAACAAAAGTTTTATTAGTTGAAGATGAAGAGTTAGCTAGAAAAACCTTAACATTTTATCTAAACACAGTTTTTGATGAGGTTGTTACTGCTTGTGATGGAGCTGAAGCATTAGAGATTATCAAAGAGAGTTTTTCCAAAAAAGAGAATTTCGATTTGATTATTAGTGATTTAAATATGCCAAATTTAAATGGTATGCAAATGATTGATGAGATTTTAAAACTTCTTCCAAATCAAAGATTTATAATTGTTAGTGCACATAAAAATGAAGAAGATTTATTAAAACTAATAAATCTAAGAGTTAGTGGATATTTTGTAAAACCTTTAAATATTGATAACATGATGGAGATGCTTCAAAAAGCAAAAGAGGAAGTTATTTTGGATAAAGAGATGAAAGAAAATACTCCTCAAAAACTTTTGAAATTAAATAATAGTTATACCTATGATTTGCAAACTAATAAATTATATAACAACAAAATAATTGTAAAACTTTCAAAAAAAGAGTCTGAGGTTTTAGAAGTATTGATAACAAATATAGGAGAGTTAATTTCTCTTGATAGATTCAAGCAAGAGATTTGGAATAATGTAGATATAAATGATTCCTCTTTTAGAACAGTTATGAAAAGATTAAAAGATAAAATAAAAGATGATGATTTTATACTTTCTCAAAAAGGTTATGGTTACATAATAGAAAAAGTTTTAGATAAATAG
- a CDS encoding PAS domain-containing sensor histidine kinase, which translates to MFFKKKKFYTLLDIKNKIIYTPLIFIFILAIISFISIFLFLEYEKRNKINNLIQNENFYKNDVLKTYISNIKYNTSVSFDDVENELSNAVYETIGFIKAKLKEEKSFDMNFLLPYLKEIETEKGIKFIVFENINYKLLYGEELLDSLTSLTNSENKTAKFKYYMLRNIEYIGDNNLMYSIDNEKRNIQLSFIKYIDFINIYIGVYSKIDDMKLLTKKAIFDSIVTKSKTLNNSHFYFYDINEEKIFNYNMSGKLEDLNSIENFLENSKNDFSFTFPKYQYKIYIKTNPNNEDIKLIKQEYKTKLIALFLLVLFISLILITSFNIFGRFINTIFNRYNKRLERKNLLFKKWKERYELAIIASNDGLWDMDLQTKQIFFSNKWLTMFGYERNDIQTFEEWLNLIHKDDKEKVLNKFDEHINKHNEHFICEYRLRAKNGDYKWILVRGKVFNSNRVLMMSMNIDERVKLSKELRDVELLTEHGRIVVFRWENNEDLTIKFVSKSINRYGYEVNYFENKNNFFEFVYKEDVKQLKNIIKKAILEDKNSFNSIYRVVDKQNNIKWVYNRTILIKDDYSNVIGFYGYLNDVTKLKMNEEELKQKIELEVEKNLQKDRLLVQQNKLASMGEMLGNIAHQWRQPLNNINLLIYYIRDSYGKLPKEELDETIKNAKLQIDFMSQTIDDFRNFYKPSKEKKSFNIKDSIIQSSKIVKSSLEKNSIDLEINEIEIEIDNYENEFEQVIVNILNNAIDAKIIKDEITKFKAKIEIKIYKEKEEIFISIFNNCGNIDENIIDRIFEPYFTTKFENQGTGIGLYMTKIIVEKNMGGKIEAINKDDGVEFLIKLNA; encoded by the coding sequence GTGTTTTTTAAAAAAAAGAAGTTTTATACACTTTTAGATATAAAAAATAAGATAATTTATACACCTTTGATTTTTATTTTTATCCTTGCAATAATCTCTTTTATTTCCATATTTTTATTTTTAGAGTATGAGAAAAGAAATAAAATTAATAATCTAATTCAAAATGAAAATTTTTATAAAAATGATGTTTTGAAAACCTATATTTCAAATATAAAATATAATACAAGTGTTAGTTTTGATGATGTTGAAAATGAGTTAAGTAATGCTGTTTATGAAACAATAGGATTTATAAAGGCCAAATTAAAAGAAGAAAAATCTTTTGATATGAATTTTTTATTACCTTATTTAAAAGAAATTGAAACAGAAAAGGGTATAAAATTTATAGTTTTTGAAAATATAAACTATAAATTATTATATGGAGAAGAGTTATTAGATAGTTTAACAAGCCTTACAAATTCTGAAAATAAAACTGCTAAATTTAAATATTATATGTTAAGAAATATTGAATACATTGGTGATAATAATCTAATGTATAGTATTGATAATGAAAAAAGAAATATTCAATTAAGTTTTATAAAATATATAGATTTTATAAATATTTATATTGGGGTTTACTCTAAAATTGATGATATGAAACTACTTACAAAAAAAGCTATTTTTGATTCAATAGTGACAAAAAGTAAGACTTTAAATAATTCACATTTCTATTTTTATGATATTAATGAAGAGAAAATTTTTAATTATAATATGAGTGGAAAATTAGAAGATTTAAACTCTATTGAAAATTTTTTAGAAAATAGTAAAAATGATTTTTCCTTTACTTTCCCAAAATATCAATACAAAATATATATTAAAACAAATCCAAATAATGAAGATATAAAACTAATAAAACAAGAGTATAAGACTAAACTTATTGCGCTATTTTTATTGGTACTTTTTATATCTTTGATATTAATTACTTCTTTTAACATATTTGGAAGATTTATTAATACAATTTTTAATAGATATAATAAGAGATTAGAGAGAAAAAATCTTTTATTTAAAAAATGGAAAGAGAGATATGAACTTGCTATTATTGCTTCAAATGATGGCTTATGGGATATGGATTTACAAACAAAACAAATCTTTTTTTCAAATAAATGGCTTACTATGTTTGGTTATGAGAGAAATGATATTCAAACTTTTGAAGAGTGGCTAAATTTAATTCATAAAGATGATAAAGAAAAAGTATTAAATAAATTTGATGAACATATAAATAAACATAATGAACACTTTATTTGTGAATATAGATTGAGAGCTAAAAATGGAGATTATAAATGGATTTTAGTTCGAGGTAAAGTATTTAATTCAAATAGGGTTTTAATGATGTCTATGAATATAGATGAAAGAGTTAAATTATCAAAAGAGTTAAGAGATGTTGAATTATTAACAGAGCATGGAAGAATAGTAGTTTTTAGATGGGAGAATAATGAAGATTTAACTATAAAGTTCGTTTCTAAAAGTATTAATAGATATGGTTATGAAGTAAATTATTTTGAAAATAAAAACAATTTTTTTGAATTTGTTTATAAAGAGGATGTTAAACAGTTAAAAAATATTATAAAAAAAGCCATTTTAGAAGATAAAAACTCTTTTAATTCTATTTATAGAGTTGTTGATAAACAAAACAATATTAAATGGGTGTATAATAGAACAATTTTGATAAAAGATGATTATTCAAATGTTATAGGATTTTATGGGTATTTAAATGATGTAACAAAATTAAAAATGAATGAGGAAGAGTTAAAACAAAAAATAGAACTTGAGGTTGAGAAAAATTTACAAAAAGATAGATTATTGGTTCAACAAAATAAACTAGCTTCAATGGGAGAGATGTTAGGAAATATTGCTCATCAATGGAGACAACCATTAAATAATATAAATCTTTTGATTTATTATATTAGAGATTCTTATGGAAAACTTCCAAAAGAAGAGTTAGATGAAACTATAAAAAATGCAAAATTACAAATAGATTTTATGTCACAAACAATTGATGATTTTAGAAATTTTTATAAACCATCGAAAGAGAAAAAGAGCTTTAATATTAAAGATTCAATTATCCAAAGTTCTAAAATAGTTAAGTCATCTTTGGAAAAAAATTCTATAGATTTAGAAATTAATGAAATAGAAATAGAAATAGATAATTATGAAAATGAGTTTGAACAAGTAATAGTTAATATTTTAAATAATGCAATAGATGCAAAAATCATAAAAGATGAAATTACAAAATTTAAAGCAAAAATAGAGATAAAAATCTATAAAGAAAAAGAAGAGATATTTATCTCTATTTTTAACAATTGTGGAAATATAGATGAGAATATTATTGATAGAATATTTGAACCATATTTTACAACAAAGTTTGAAAATCAAGGTACAGGAATAGGACTTTATATGACAAAAATTATTGTTGAAAAAAATATGGGTGGAAAAATTGAAGCAATCAATAAAGATGATGGGGTAGAGTTTTTAATAAAATTAAATGCTTAA
- the truA gene encoding tRNA pseudouridine(38-40) synthase TruA, with protein sequence MNLKFVCSYDGSLFQGSQKQPNGLTVEDKLLKAFKKINIETNIVLSGRTDKEVHATGQVFNCLVPDYWEDFFKLKEVLNKNLPSSIKIIKISKVSESFHSRFHGKKRVYRYLITTKPTTPFNDKFITYVKNVDEEVVKKAIKEFIGIHDFKYFHKTGSDKELTTREIFSTSFYKYKDIYVFRFEANSYLRSQIRLMVGFLLAINDKKLTIEDLKKQLNLEKNIFKTPAKANGLYLAKIKY encoded by the coding sequence ATGAATTTGAAATTTGTGTGTTCTTATGATGGAAGTTTATTTCAAGGAAGTCAAAAACAACCAAATGGTTTGACTGTTGAAGATAAACTTCTTAAGGCATTTAAAAAAATAAATATTGAAACAAATATTGTTTTAAGTGGAAGAACTGATAAAGAAGTTCACGCAACAGGACAAGTTTTTAATTGTTTAGTTCCTGATTATTGGGAAGATTTTTTTAAATTAAAAGAGGTTTTAAATAAAAATCTTCCAAGTTCAATAAAAATTATAAAAATATCAAAAGTAAGTGAATCGTTTCATTCAAGATTTCATGGAAAAAAAAGAGTTTATAGATATCTAATTACAACAAAACCTACAACTCCTTTTAATGATAAATTTATAACTTATGTAAAAAATGTAGATGAAGAAGTTGTTAAAAAAGCTATAAAAGAGTTTATAGGTATTCACGATTTTAAATATTTTCATAAAACAGGAAGTGATAAAGAGCTCACTACTAGAGAGATTTTTAGTACATCTTTTTATAAATATAAAGATATTTATGTTTTTAGATTTGAAGCGAATTCATATTTGAGATCTCAAATTAGATTAATGGTTGGTTTTTTACTTGCAATTAATGATAAAAAATTAACGATTGAAGATTTAAAGAAACAGTTAAATTTAGAAAAAAATATATTTAAAACTCCTGCAAAGGCAAATGGACTTTATTTAGCAAAAATAAAATATTAA
- a CDS encoding LptF/LptG family permease: MKLNHYLHSQLAITFFPIFLGLYFITSIVFLVRIASLTSVITMDFIELFTLYSYVIPQIIFYTMPISFFLSMVITLAKLSSEYELTVITSFGLNPVKILKIFLPITFLVSLLLLVVSLGLIPKTKFLSNQFLDLKKKEANFNIKASEFGQKFGDWLIYISDKNDKVYKDVKLFKTENNKDQFIVSKTAILDNDKGNLSFRLIDGKTFIFDNEEFNQIDYESMYINETINNKSAMFDFQNSFDYWILVLSHDMNFDEFASYVLSSIFPLISLFLIITFGYFNPRYEKNRAVFYSLLAVVSYYVLIKIIGDKILLHAIYIIPIIWIGGTYLLYSRTIQKEY; this comes from the coding sequence TTGAAATTAAATCACTATTTACATTCCCAATTAGCAATCACATTTTTTCCAATATTTTTAGGATTATATTTTATAACTTCAATAGTTTTTTTAGTAAGGATAGCTTCATTAACTTCAGTTATAACAATGGATTTTATAGAACTTTTTACTCTTTATAGTTATGTTATTCCCCAAATTATTTTTTATACGATGCCAATTTCATTTTTTCTTTCAATGGTTATAACTTTGGCTAAACTTTCAAGTGAATACGAACTTACAGTAATTACCTCTTTTGGATTAAATCCAGTAAAAATATTAAAAATATTTTTACCTATAACTTTTTTAGTTTCATTATTATTACTTGTGGTTTCCCTTGGCTTAATTCCTAAAACAAAATTTTTATCAAACCAATTTTTAGACTTAAAGAAAAAAGAAGCAAATTTTAATATAAAAGCTAGTGAATTTGGTCAAAAATTTGGTGATTGGTTGATTTATATAAGTGATAAAAATGACAAAGTTTATAAAGATGTAAAACTTTTTAAAACAGAAAATAATAAAGACCAATTTATAGTTAGTAAAACGGCTATTTTAGATAATGACAAAGGAAATTTAAGTTTTAGATTGATTGATGGAAAAACATTTATTTTTGATAATGAAGAGTTTAATCAAATTGATTATGAATCTATGTATATAAACGAAACTATTAATAACAAAAGTGCAATGTTTGATTTTCAAAATAGTTTTGATTATTGGATATTAGTATTATCACATGATATGAATTTTGATGAATTTGCCTCTTATGTTTTATCTTCAATATTTCCTTTAATTTCACTTTTTTTAATTATTACTTTTGGATATTTTAATCCAAGATATGAAAAAAATAGAGCAGTTTTTTACTCTTTACTTGCAGTTGTTTCTTATTATGTTTTAATAAAAATCATAGGAGATAAAATACTTTTACACGCTATTTATATTATTCCTATTATTTGGATTGGTGGAACATATCTTTTATATTCTAGAACAATTCAAAAAGAGTATTGA
- a CDS encoding prepilin peptidase, protein MNLLKEREDLEVFSFIFGAIIGSFLNVLILKLPLKEPILIINRSKCPNCNHTIYWYHNIPLFSYICLIGKCAYCKRKISFQYFLVEFLSAIITLFLFLKLGLTQEFLFMILLFYILIVLSFIDLKYKAVPDYLLLIALVFSFFATNFEIFEALKNSFLFTGAIVLLNFLITFYIQNIKSKILKDESLKTQVALGEGDIPIFALIAIVLGINAGVFAVFLGAFFAIISSIYSNLVKKDIQTPFIPYLVLGFFIEYFFNLETFIKAFY, encoded by the coding sequence TTGAATTTACTAAAAGAGAGAGAAGATTTGGAGGTATTTAGTTTTATTTTTGGTGCAATAATTGGTTCTTTTTTAAATGTATTAATTTTAAAACTTCCATTAAAAGAACCAATTCTTATCATAAATAGAAGTAAATGCCCAAATTGTAATCATACAATTTATTGGTATCATAATATTCCATTATTTTCATATATATGTTTGATAGGAAAATGTGCATATTGTAAAAGAAAAATATCATTTCAGTATTTTTTAGTTGAATTTTTAAGTGCTATTATTACTCTGTTTTTATTTTTAAAACTTGGTTTAACTCAAGAATTTTTATTTATGATTTTATTGTTTTATATTTTAATAGTTTTATCTTTTATCGATTTAAAATATAAAGCTGTACCTGATTATTTACTTTTAATTGCTTTAGTTTTTTCATTTTTTGCAACAAATTTTGAAATATTTGAAGCTTTAAAAAATTCTTTTTTGTTTACAGGTGCAATAGTTTTACTCAATTTTTTGATAACTTTTTATATTCAAAATATAAAATCAAAAATATTGAAAGATGAAAGTTTAAAAACGCAAGTTGCTTTAGGAGAGGGAGATATTCCAATTTTTGCATTAATTGCAATTGTTCTTGGAATAAATGCAGGAGTATTTGCTGTATTTTTAGGTGCTTTTTTTGCTATAATATCCTCAATCTATTCAAATTTAGTAAAAAAAGATATTCAAACACCATTTATTCCATATTTAGTTTTAGGATTTTTTATCGAATATTTTTTTAATTTAGAAACATTTATAAAGGCATTTTATTGA